The window AAAATATGAATTGAAGAATTCAGTATCCAATATTACGAATTTAAAATTTATAAATTCTATAGATAGATATCAATTTGATCTATTCAAATAACAATGTGAATGTATGTTTGTTAGCTATAAACTGATAAAATTATGGAACAAATAGAACAACAGATTATTAATCTGCGTGAAAAACTACAATATTGGGAATATCTTTATTACTTAAAAAATTCTCCTGAAGTACCAGATATAGAATATGATTTAGTTATGGCAGAGCTTCGTCTTTTAGAGTCTAAAAGACCAGATTTATTGACTGTTGATTCTCCAAGCCAGCGAGTTGGAGGAAAAGTACAAAATAAATTTTTCCAGGTACGTCATAAAGTACCTATGTTATCGTTAGATAATATTTTTGATAAATCTGGTTTTATGATATTTGATCAGCGATTACGTAACAGATTAAAATCTAATAATGATATTGTATATTGTTGTGAATTAAAGCTAGATGGTTTAGCAGTCAGCATTCTATATAATAGAGGCGTGCTGGTGCGAGCTGCTACTCGGGGTGACGGTAATACTGGAGAGAATATTACTGCCAATATACGTACTATCAGTACTATTCCTCTTCGTTTGAAAAATGACGATAATTTGCCACGATTAATAGAAATACGTGGTGAAGTATTCATGTCAAAAACAGGATTCATGCAATTAAATACTAGATCTAAAAAAGAAGGAAATAAATTATTTGCTAATCCTCGTAATGCTGCGGCAGGATCTTTACGTCAGTTAGATCCAGCAATTACTGCTTGTAGACCTTTGATGTTTTACTGTTATGGAGTGGGTTTAGTAACACCCAACGTTTTATCAGATAGCCATTGGGAGCAGCTGCAACAATTTAAAAATTGGGGCATCCCGATTAGTACTTACAGTAGTCGCTGTACTGGAAGTACTGAAGTGTTAGATTTTTATCAAAAAGTTAATAACAACCGATCATCATTTGGATTTGATATTGACGGTGTAGTAATTAAAGTTGATTCTTTGAGACTACAGCATCATTTAGGTTTTATTACCCGCGCTCCTCGTTGGGCTATAGCATATAAATTGCCGGCTCAAGAACAATTAACTCAAATAAAAAAAGTAGAATTTCAAGTAGGTCGTACAGGAATAATTACTCCAGTAGCCAGGCTTAATCCAATATTAGTTTCTGGTGCTATAGTTAGTAACGCTACTCTACATAATATTAATGAAGTTAAACGATTAGGAATTATGATTGGTGATACAGTTATTGTTCGTCGCTCTGGTAATGTTATACCACAGATTATTGGAATAGTTTCTTCTAAGCGGCCTGAAAATGCATTACAGATAGTATTTCCATCCCAATGTCCGATATGTTGTTCTAAATTAGAGCACAGTAATATTATGTTGCGTTGTCCAGCTGGTTTAGTATGTGCTGCGCAACGTAAAGAAGCAATTAAACGTTTCGTTTCGCGTCTAGCGATGAATATTGACGGAATAGGAGATAAGATTATTAATCAACTAGTAAATAGTAATTTAGTAACCAATCCAGCTGATTTATTCAGATTAAATGCAGATATTTTAATGAATTTAGAAAGAATCGGACCAATATTAGCAAATAAATTGTTACATTCATTAAAAAAATCTAAAAAAACTACTTTAGCACGTTTTTTGTATGCCTTAGGGATCTGTGAAGTAGGATATGCAACTGCTGTAAACATAGCTGCTAGTTATAACACACTAGATATTTTGATCACTGCAGATATTAAATCGTTGAAAGCAATATCAAATATTGGCCCAGTTGTAGCAACAAATGTATATAATTTTTTTACAAAAAGTTATAATCTGAATGTTATTCAAGATTTATTAAGTCCGCCCATTGGTATCAGATGTTATAAATCTAAGCCAGCCTATCTAGAACACTGTAAAAAGAAGTGAGAATATTTTAGCGGGTAAAACTCTTGTTTTGACAAGTTATTTTTAAACATTATTTAGGGATTCGCTAGTAGTTAGGATAAGCAACAGTATTTTATAGTTAAAAATAAAGTAATTTTGAATTTTTCAAGGCTCAAGAATTAAATATTCCGCTTATTCAATGATACCAATTATAACAAATCACAATGATTTTTAGTAGAATATTCTAATCTAATAAGAAAGATTAATTATCTTTTCTTGAAATTCAATAAAATGTTAATTTATATTGTATAATTCATATTTTATTTGATTATAATTAAAATTATAATAGGAAATATCGATAATATCTCGCTATTATTTTAGCAGTAAATTTTTTTCTGAGATAAAAACCTAGTGGGATAGTAAGGATAGGTTTACCAAATTTACCAATAGCTGCAGTTAGAGATTTGCCGTGAGAAGCTTTAGGCCGTAAATGAAGCATCTCACCGTGGTGAGCAGTAATAGTTTCTACTTTACCTAAAACAATCAAATCCATTAGCTCTTCCCAGTCACTTTTTAAATGTAACTCTTCTTTGGAGTTTAAATTCCACAATAGTGGTGCGCCGATACGTCGCATTGCCAAAGGCATTGTTCGTTGTCCTTCTATCGGAATCCAAAGAACCCTAGATAATTTATAACGCACATAACTAGTTTCCCATGTAACACCGCTATTACCAATAAGTGGCGCTACACAAATAAAAGTAGTTTCTAATGGTATTTTGCTTCTATTATCTATAGGAATAGTTTTTAGCTCTATGCCAATGGATGCAAAATCTGGTTCAGATTTATTTTTAGCGCTGGCGCCCAAATAGCGCTCTAGTAATATGCCAATCCATCCTTTATCACGTTTAAGATTAGGGGGAATTTCTAATTTTGCATAGATAGATAATTCACCAAGTGTATAACCAAACAAAGAATTAGCTCTTTCTAGCAAGTCTTTTTCGTCTTTAGGAGGATCTAGATGAAATGAGCTTTTAATTTTTTTCTTCCTAAATTATAATTTTAGTATATTTAAATTGAAGTTAGTATATTACTATTAGTATACAATTTATTTATTATAAATAATATAAAAAAACTATTTATTAAAAATAATTTTTTTATTACAAAATTGATAAACTTTTGTAGTTAATTGTAAACAAATAAAAAAACTTACCTATTATATAATAGAGATAGTATAGTGATTGATGGTGATGGTTACCGACAAAATGTTGGTATTGTAATATGTAATTTTGACAAACAAGTATTATGGGCTAAGAGATACGGACATCATTCTTGGCAATTTCCACAGGGAGGCATTAATGATTGTGAGACCGCTGAGCAAGCAATGTATAGAGAACTATTTGAGGAAATGGGTTTAAGTCACAAAGATGTACGTATTTTAGCTTCGACGCATAACTGGCTATATT of the Candidatus Mikella endobia genome contains:
- the ligA gene encoding NAD-dependent DNA ligase LigA, whose translation is MEQIEQQIINLREKLQYWEYLYYLKNSPEVPDIEYDLVMAELRLLESKRPDLLTVDSPSQRVGGKVQNKFFQVRHKVPMLSLDNIFDKSGFMIFDQRLRNRLKSNNDIVYCCELKLDGLAVSILYNRGVLVRAATRGDGNTGENITANIRTISTIPLRLKNDDNLPRLIEIRGEVFMSKTGFMQLNTRSKKEGNKLFANPRNAAAGSLRQLDPAITACRPLMFYCYGVGLVTPNVLSDSHWEQLQQFKNWGIPISTYSSRCTGSTEVLDFYQKVNNNRSSFGFDIDGVVIKVDSLRLQHHLGFITRAPRWAIAYKLPAQEQLTQIKKVEFQVGRTGIITPVARLNPILVSGAIVSNATLHNINEVKRLGIMIGDTVIVRRSGNVIPQIIGIVSSKRPENALQIVFPSQCPICCSKLEHSNIMLRCPAGLVCAAQRKEAIKRFVSRLAMNIDGIGDKIINQLVNSNLVTNPADLFRLNADILMNLERIGPILANKLLHSLKKSKKTTLARFLYALGICEVGYATAVNIAASYNTLDILITADIKSLKAISNIGPVVATNVYNFFTKSYNLNVIQDLLSPPIGIRCYKSKPAYLEHCKKK
- the mutH gene encoding DNA mismatch repair endonuclease MutH, with product MKSSFHLDPPKDEKDLLERANSLFGYTLGELSIYAKLEIPPNLKRDKGWIGILLERYLGASAKNKSEPDFASIGIELKTIPIDNRSKIPLETTFICVAPLIGNSGVTWETSYVRYKLSRVLWIPIEGQRTMPLAMRRIGAPLLWNLNSKEELHLKSDWEELMDLIVLGKVETITAHHGEMLHLRPKASHGKSLTAAIGKFGKPILTIPLGFYLRKKFTAKIIARYYRYFLL